Below is a genomic region from Cotesia glomerata isolate CgM1 linkage group LG5, MPM_Cglom_v2.3, whole genome shotgun sequence.
atttattttaaattaatattttctattataaataacttaatCTTGAGAATTTGGACAATAAATGATGTTAAATTATGAGAATTGCAACGTTTCGCTGATTTATTTCAGCTACATCAGGCGAACTGAAAATCAAAAAGTTTTaggtaatataaatatttgacatataaaacaaaaataaatgaaattaacaATAGTTATTCTTATGGTTAACATTCtcgtgtaatttttatatattcaatatatgTGATAGAGTAAAATAGCATTTTCATAATCTCAAACATTTTCacaaattacaatattaacaactTGCTTAGATTCCTCTCAAATACTATTCAACAATaagtgaataaaataaactgaAATTCAACAACGTCTGTCAATCAAGTGTGTTTAAAACTAACTCACAGGtgagataattttaattattatggtTGGCCTGATGAAGCTGAAATAAATCAGTTAAACgttgcaatttttataatttaacatctTCATTTATTGTCCACATTCCCAAGATTAAGGGGGATAGTCACTGTGAGGATCGAAAAAataggtgattttcgggaattttttagactgggataataaaggaatttgggaatcgggtttttttttttttttgtattataaagTATACATTGAAGATCattttcctaaattttaattaaaaaatattttgttgcaaagttataagcatttttgtggagcaccaaaaaaattttccccaCCACGGTAGGATCTCTAACTCAAAAACAGAttatctaaaacaaaaaaaccaaaCTGCGTTGTAATCTGCATGCATGTGGTTATCGTTCCACGTAagggattttgaaaatttggatttaaaaaaaatgacatattaaaaattttttcgttttttcttcctctttttttttttaatacaaacagccctaaaaaatcttaaaaatcaaaattttcgaaatcCCCTACGTGCAACTATAGCTACTGAATAGACGaatacggaaaaaaaagttgcGAATTGGTTCATATTTATGCAAATTACAGATCTcatcagttaaaaaaaaaagtagtttcgagaaaaatgCGTTTTCGTCGGAGTCACAAAAATGAcataactcgaaaaatattcggaattttcatttaaaactctagatacatatttttgaatgtataaactttgatttgataaaaaaaaaaaatttttttttttttgaaatttcacagtggctatcccccttaagttatttaaaatatttttaatatggacgagaacttaaatattaactttttattatgtTAAGGTCAAGATCATTTTCATCCTCCAATAATGGTGGGTTTAACAAAGATCGAGACGGTCGTGTAGATATTTATACTGATGGTGCTTGTACTTCCAATGGTTCCAAAAATGCAAGAGCAGGTATCGGCGTTTACTTTGGAGATGATCATCCCTCGTAAGTTATTTTCTTTCacagtattaattattttaaatttaattggcttttaattaaaaatctaatattTATCTATCggcaaatagaaatgtttcgAAGCCAGTACGAGGTCGGATAACAAACAACAGCGCTGAAATAGAAGCTGTAATCGAAGCAGCGACTGTTGCCAAAAATAAtggcataaataaaataagaatcaACACTGACtctcaatttttgataaattgtcAAACCAAGTGGATGAACAAGTGGAAAGCCACGGGATGGGTAACTTCCAAAAAAGAGCCTGTTTCTAACAGAGAAGAGCTGCAGAAAATGGACCGAGTCCTGTCCGAGCTTGATGTTGAGTTtgtaagtgatttttttttttatactaattaattatattgtcTGGTTTTTGACTTATCTCAATGTTTATATGATAGAATCACGTTCGAGGACACAAAGGTGTTTATGGAAACGAAATGGCTGATAAGTTAGCCCGAGCTGGTGCCAAACAATCGAAATGATTATATTGTTTACCTTTTTTGTTTTACTACTCTTcgatttgattaaaaaaaaaatgagtctGAGTTTTACGGAAGAATTTACGAGcccgttaattattaatctaaaattactatatatttatagCAGTGGCATGTggtcaaataaatgaataaataaattaactttttaatatttaccgtaagaataaaatcaattttttcaccCAAGTAATTGAAAACAAGTGAGTTATCagtttaaaactaaaaaaattaaacaattaaaggAACAATTGAATACTCGATACTTAAATATCtgtttttctttaattatcaCGTACTTTaggtataaataataaataaaaat
It encodes:
- the LOC123264906 gene encoding ribonuclease H1, whose protein sequence is MKGRFSVLRTFYLGLSGNMSYYAVAKGRNPGVYHSWDDCKNEVNKYPGAVFKKFASADEAESFIAERSGSSYSYKRSYSSYSSGYSSSSSENSVTKYFKRDSNTSNSKYTRVNYNNMNYSSSSSSSESYSTGSRSFSSSNNGGFNKDRDGRVDIYTDGACTSNGSKNARAGIGVYFGDDHPSNVSKPVRGRITNNSAEIEAVIEAATVAKNNGINKIRINTDSQFLINCQTKWMNKWKATGWVTSKKEPVSNREELQKMDRVLSELDVEFNHVRGHKGVYGNEMADKLARAGAKQSK